The following coding sequences are from one Lolium rigidum isolate FL_2022 chromosome 6, APGP_CSIRO_Lrig_0.1, whole genome shotgun sequence window:
- the LOC124662066 gene encoding TBC1 domain family member 8B-like: MKAKSLPFIAFEHKRDAYGFAVRPQHLQRYREYANIYKEEEEERSDRWKNFIERQAEDDESSGEDAKIVPSIEDEGATGDAGTPDLSDEKTPKQQRPHKIQIWSEIRPSLGHIGEMMSLRIKKKKQSSAGEEAATDGLHPVNAEDGKPSEDSDDEFYDVEKVDPGQEGTAADSSNADSGINKAASQEGYFPWKEELECLVRGGLPMALRGELWQAFVGIGARRVKGYYESLLAVDGGSGDSKDSDPPTMESGDEKPKASQTPSSEKWRGQIEKDLPRTFPGHPALDEDGRNALRRLLTAYARHNPSVGYCQAMNFFAGLLLLLMSEENAFWALTGIMDDYFEGYFSEEMIESQVDQLVLEELVREKFPKLVNHLDYLGVQVAWVAGPWFLSIYMNMLPWETVLRVWDVLLFDGNRVMLFRTALALMELYGPALVTTKDAGDAVTLLQSLAGSTFDSSQLVLTACMGYQAVDEARLHDLRNKHRPSVLSSMENRAKGLREWRNTSGLASKLYNFNRDAEPLVSISTEQLNDSTDGDANQETSSGNINDMYHGLTVNTDIDLLPDPKDQVIWLKVELCRLLEERRSAVLRADELETALMEMVKQDNRRELSAKVEQLEQELSELRQSLSDKQEQEQAMLQVLMRVEQEQKVTEDARIFAEQDAAAQKYASHILQEKYDEAMASLAQMENRAVMAETMLEATLQYQSSQQKAQLPSPSPSPRTPTRDASPGLVSQDSSQEFQPRKISLLAPFSLSWRDRNKGKQNNADELTNGKQNNNTAQSVEPPKMDDGNQGGTPKEGEQRVETPIGDEPQLEMAKMDGDLPTVQTTTNKINGQEEHLQEIRLD, from the exons ATGAAGGCCAAGAGCCTCCCCTTCATCGCCTTCGAGCACAAGCG GGACGCCTATGGTTTCGCTGTGCGGCCACAGCACTTGCAACGCTACAGAGAGTATGCCAACATCTACAAG gaggaggaagaggagcggtCTGATAGATGGAAGAACTTTATTGAGAGGCAGGCCGAGGACGACGAATCATCTGGAGAAGATGCTAAGATTGTGCCGTCCATCGAGGACGAAGGAGCTACGGGAGATGCCGGCACGCCCGACCTGTCCGACGAGAAGACACCCAAACAGCAGAGGCCACATAAGATCCAAATATGGTCTGAGATCAGGCCCTCATTGGGCCACATCGGGGAAATGATGAGCTTGCGTATCAAGAAGAAGAAGCAATCTTCCGCTGGCGAAGAGGCCGCAACGGATGGGCTCCACCCTGTAAACGCTGAAGACGGCAAGCCCTCGGAGGACTCGGACGATGAGTTCTACGATGTAGAGAAGGTTGATCCTGGCCAAGAAGGGACTGCTGCTGACAGTTCCAATGCTGATTCAGGCATTAATAAAGCTGCGAGTCAAGAAGGGTATTTTCCTTggaaagaagaattggagtgcttAGTCCGTGGTGGGCTGCCAATGGCTCTGAGAGGAGAG CTATGGCAAGCTTTTGTTGGTATTGGAGCTCGCCGAGTGAAAGGGTACTATGAGAGCCTCCTTGcggtggatggtggaagcggagacAGCAAAGATTCCGATCCTCCAACTATGGAGTCTGGTGACGAAAAACCGAAAGCATCTCAAACACCTTCTTCTGAAAAGTGGAGAGGGCAAATAGAGAAG GATTTGCCTAGAACATTTCCAGGCCATCCAGCTCTAGATGAGGATGGCAGAAATGCTTTGAGACGATTGCTCACAGCTTATGCTAGACATAATCCATCAGTTGGTTACTGCCAG GCAATGAACTTCTTTGCTGGTTTGTTACTTCTGTTGATGTCCGAGGAGAACGCATTTTG GGCATTGACAGGCATTATGGATGACTattttgagggttatttctctgaAGAAATGATCGAGTCTCAG GTGGATCAGCTTGTTTTAGAGGAGTTGGTCAGAGAGAAATTCCCCAAGCTAG taaatCACCTGGACTACCTTGGTGTACAAGTTGCATGGGTTGCTGGACCATGGTTCCTATCTATATACATGAACATGCTTCCCTGGGAAACTG TTCTTCGTGTGTGGGATGTGCTTCTCTTTGATGGAAATCGTGTGATGCTCTTCCGGACTGCCCTTGCACTTATGGAGTTGTATG GTCCTGCACTCGTGACAACAAAAGATGCTGGGGATGCCGTAACTCTCTTACAGTCTTTAGCTGGTTCCACTTTTGACAGCAGCCAGCTTGTTTTAACAGCTTGCATGGGATATCAAGCTGTAGATGAAGCAAGGCTGCATGATCTGAGAAACAAACACCGGCCATCTGTTTTGTCTTCAATGGAAAACAGAGCAAAAGGTCTTCGTGAATGGAGGAACACAAGTGGTCTTGCATCAAAGCTATACAATTTCAACCGTGATGCTGAACCATTGGTGTCAATATCAACAGAACAGTTAAATGACTCGACAGATGGGGATGCTAACCAAGAAACCAGTTCTGGAAATATTAATGATATGTATCATGGCCTGACTGTCAACACTGATATTGATTTGTTGCCCGATCCCAAAGATCAG GTTATCTGGCTGAAGGTTGAGCTATGCCGACTGCTAGAGGAAAGAAGATCAGCTGTTCTGAG GGCTGATGAATTAGAGACAGCACTAATGGAGATGGTTAAGCAAGATAACAGACGTGAATTAAGTGCAAAG GTAGAGCAGTTAGAACAAGAATTATCTGAGCTAAGGCAATCtctatcagacaagcaggaacagGAACAAGCAATGCTTCAG GTCCTGATGCGTGTAGAGCAAGAACAGAAGGTTACAGAGGATGCACGCATCTTTGCTGAGCAAGATGCTGCTGCTCAGAAATATGCTTCACATATCCTTCAG GAAAAGTATGATGAAGCGATGGCTTCACTCGCACAAATGGAGAACAGAGCAGTCATGGCTGAAACAATGTTGGAGGCAACACTTCAATATCAATCTAGTCAGCAAAAAGCACAActaccttccccttccccttctccAAG GACACCAACACGAGATGCATCTCCTGGCCTAGTGAGCCAAGATTCATCACAGGAGTTTCAGCCTAGAAAAATAAGTTTGCTTGCCCCATTTTCTCTCAGTTGGCGTGACAGGAACAAG GGCAAGCAGAACAATGCTGACGAGTTAACAAATGGCAAACAAAATAACAACACTGCGCAAAGTGTTGAGCCACCAAAGATGGATGATGGAAATCAGGGGGGCACACCAAAAGAGGGTGAACAACGAGTAGAGACACCCATCGGAGATGAACCCCAATTAGAGATGGCCAAGATGGATGGTGATCTGCCAACCGTACAAACGACTACAAATAAAATAAACGGGCAGGAAGAACACTTACAAGAAATAAGACTAGATTGA